In Paenibacillus sp. FSL R7-0345, a single window of DNA contains:
- a CDS encoding thiamine pyrophosphate-dependent enzyme has translation MAVSENQLSGALPAEQVTCFESGNEMAATAAAQINYHMMGYFPITPSTEVAQYLDQMKARGQHDIQLVAADGEHGSAGICYGAAMAGARVINATSSQGFLYMLEQLPTQSGTRFPMVLNLVTRAISGPLDIRGDHSDLYYGLNTGWVILTASTPQAVYDMNIMALRIAEHSEVRLPVIVAYDGFFTSHQKRKVKYFKDNSVVQGFVGPNPNHSYPNVSDPSRPVTIGAHMGGDDLLNNHYQLSEALEKAGEVYSEVARDYALMSGREYKVLDLYRMEDAEYALFLLNSAGETAKDTVDQLRAKGIKAGLIRPNIIRPFPAEQLRAALKNVKALLVGERADSYGAQGGNLIHEIRSALQVDPDNNTIVLSRIFGLGGKDFYADDAAAFFQLTIEAAGMGYAEKPFDYYGYYPGEEKDAHAPVMEPLHGNAYKTGLIQVTQSEETGLLKVKLPPLRQLTVKPHRLAPGHGACPGCGALSALELFFKGIEGDMVVLFQTGCAYVVTASYPYSSHKQTFVHNLFQNGAATLAGMVDAFYELKRRGEIQVADDVTFVMVSGDGGMDIGMGATVGAALRNHKMIILEYDNEGYMNTGSQLSYSTPVGHMTSTSGVGVAQKGKKGHHKDTAQILAACNIPYVFTGAESNPQDLLQKAAKAQWYANNAGTAYGKILCACPLNWKTPDDQGNELVKAAVDSCFFPLYEIEQGITRITYNPEDKGKRIPAVDWLKRMGKTKHLVKDAGLLQDFENEIERRWSRLKLRHEHELL, from the coding sequence ATGGCTGTTAGTGAAAATCAATTATCTGGAGCATTGCCGGCTGAGCAGGTCACTTGCTTCGAATCTGGCAATGAAATGGCGGCAACCGCTGCTGCGCAAATTAATTATCATATGATGGGCTATTTTCCGATAACCCCCTCGACCGAGGTTGCCCAATATCTTGACCAGATGAAAGCCCGCGGGCAGCATGACATTCAGCTCGTTGCTGCTGACGGGGAGCATGGCTCGGCGGGAATCTGTTATGGTGCTGCAATGGCCGGAGCGCGGGTAATTAACGCGACCAGCTCGCAAGGCTTCCTGTATATGCTGGAGCAGCTGCCAACCCAGTCGGGAACCCGGTTTCCGATGGTGCTGAACCTCGTAACCCGGGCAATCAGCGGTCCGCTGGATATCCGCGGCGATCATTCCGACCTATATTATGGTTTAAACACAGGCTGGGTTATCCTGACGGCAAGTACACCGCAGGCGGTCTATGACATGAACATTATGGCGCTCAGAATCGCCGAGCACTCAGAGGTACGGCTACCGGTAATTGTAGCTTACGACGGATTTTTTACTTCGCATCAGAAGCGTAAGGTCAAATATTTTAAAGACAACAGTGTGGTTCAAGGCTTTGTCGGACCGAACCCGAACCACAGCTATCCGAATGTGTCTGATCCGTCCCGTCCGGTAACGATCGGGGCCCACATGGGCGGCGATGATCTGCTGAACAATCACTATCAGCTGTCAGAAGCCCTGGAGAAAGCGGGCGAGGTGTACAGCGAGGTTGCCAGAGACTATGCGCTCATGTCCGGCCGGGAATATAAGGTGCTCGATCTGTACCGGATGGAAGATGCTGAATACGCTTTATTTTTGCTTAACTCCGCCGGTGAGACGGCCAAAGATACCGTTGACCAGCTCCGTGCCAAAGGCATTAAAGCCGGGCTGATCCGTCCGAACATCATCCGTCCGTTCCCGGCTGAACAGCTGCGCGCCGCGCTTAAGAACGTCAAGGCGCTGCTTGTGGGTGAACGGGCTGATTCCTACGGTGCCCAAGGCGGAAATCTCATCCATGAAATCCGTTCGGCGCTGCAGGTTGATCCCGATAACAACACGATTGTCCTCTCCCGTATCTTTGGACTGGGCGGAAAGGATTTTTATGCTGACGATGCGGCAGCTTTCTTCCAGCTTACAATCGAAGCGGCCGGAATGGGCTATGCTGAGAAGCCTTTTGACTACTATGGCTATTATCCGGGCGAGGAAAAAGATGCTCACGCCCCCGTAATGGAGCCGCTGCACGGAAATGCCTACAAAACAGGGCTGATTCAAGTCACACAGAGTGAAGAAACGGGACTGCTCAAGGTGAAGCTGCCGCCACTCCGGCAATTGACCGTGAAGCCGCACAGACTTGCTCCCGGACATGGCGCTTGTCCCGGCTGTGGTGCGCTGTCTGCGCTGGAACTCTTTTTTAAAGGCATCGAAGGTGATATGGTTGTTCTCTTCCAGACCGGCTGCGCTTATGTAGTTACTGCAAGCTATCCGTATTCCTCGCATAAGCAGACCTTCGTGCACAATCTCTTCCAGAACGGGGCAGCTACGCTGGCCGGCATGGTGGATGCGTTCTATGAACTGAAGCGGCGCGGAGAGATCCAGGTTGCGGATGATGTCACCTTTGTCATGGTCTCCGGGGACGGCGGCATGGATATCGGGATGGGGGCCACCGTTGGTGCTGCTCTGCGCAATCATAAAATGATCATTCTGGAATATGACAACGAAGGCTATATGAATACCGGATCGCAGCTGTCCTACAGTACACCGGTGGGTCACATGACCAGTACTTCAGGCGTCGGCGTAGCCCAAAAAGGCAAAAAAGGCCATCACAAGGATACCGCCCAAATTCTCGCTGCCTGCAACATCCCTTATGTGTTCACCGGAGCGGAGAGTAATCCCCAGGACCTGCTGCAAAAAGCGGCGAAAGCCCAGTGGTACGCCAACAATGCCGGGACCGCTTACGGAAAAATACTCTGCGCCTGTCCGCTCAATTGGAAAACGCCGGATGATCAGGGCAATGAGTTGGTAAAGGCGGCGGTGGATTCCTGCTTTTTCCCGCTGTATGAGATTGAACAGGGCATCACCCGCATTACTTATAATCCTGAGGATAAAGGAAAACGCATTCCTGCCGTCGACTGGCTGAAGCGTATGGGCAAAACGAAGCATCTGGTGAAGGACGCGGGGCTGCTGCAGGATTTTGAGAATGAAATTGAACGCCGCTGGAGCCGCCTGAAGCTTAGACATGAGCATGAGCTGCTCTAA
- the nuoE gene encoding NADH-quinone oxidoreductase subunit NuoE, giving the protein MEQHQSCSNSTIAEADRKLEQIKLAIDQFKQMKGALIPVLHEVQDVYGFLPEPVLQVVSAELDLPMSEIYGVASFYHFFSLTPKGEHVIHVCMGTACYIKGAQGILDRLSTELKVPVQGTTEDNKFTLEATRCLGACGLAPVLTIGEKVHGRLTPNAVPKMLKEYN; this is encoded by the coding sequence GTGGAACAACATCAATCTTGCAGCAACAGCACCATTGCCGAAGCCGACCGGAAGCTGGAGCAGATCAAGCTGGCCATCGATCAATTTAAGCAGATGAAGGGTGCTTTAATTCCTGTACTGCATGAGGTTCAGGATGTGTACGGGTTTTTGCCTGAGCCTGTGCTTCAGGTGGTGTCGGCAGAGCTTGATTTACCTATGAGCGAAATCTACGGCGTTGCGTCGTTCTATCATTTCTTTTCACTTACTCCCAAAGGGGAGCATGTTATCCATGTCTGCATGGGCACTGCCTGTTACATTAAGGGGGCTCAAGGCATTCTGGACCGGCTCAGCACAGAGCTGAAGGTTCCGGTTCAGGGAACGACAGAGGACAATAAATTTACGCTGGAAGCGACGCGCTGTCTGGGAGCCTGCGGGCTGGCCCCTGTACTGACTATCGGGGAAAAGGTGCATGGACGCCTGACGCCGAACGCCGTGCCTAAAATGCTTAAGGAATATAACTAG
- the nuoF gene encoding NADH-quinone oxidoreductase subunit NuoF has translation MKLLTDLDAIRTLTQGRLDNRRISGASGESVSFRSVMVCGGTGCTSSDSNKIIAALEQEVTGRGIQTQVEIVRTGCFGLCELGPVVIVYPEGIFYSRVEVKDIPALVEQHLVNGKPYDKKIYEKTRQGDELLNFEETDFYKKQVRIALHNCGVIDPEVIDEYIASDGYRALAQVLTTMSPEQVIDTVKRSGLRGRGGGGFLTGLKWEFAARQNKPQKYVICNADEGDPGAFMDRSILEGNPHSVIEAMAIAGYAIGANQGFIYVRAEYPIAVQRFSKALDQAREYGLLGDDIFGTGFAFNIEVRLGAGAFVCGEETALIHSIEGHRGMPTPKPPFPAVEGLWGQPTIINNVETLANIGQIILNGAEWYAAIGTEKSKGTKVFALGGKVVNTGLVEVPMGITLREVIFEIGGGIPGGKKFKAVQTGGPSGGCLTEEHLDCTIDFDTLTSLGSMMGSGGMIIMDEDTCMVDVARFYLDFTRDESCGKCTPCRIGTKRLLEMLDKVTSGKGTLEDLDNMEQLSLQIKNASLCALGQTAPNPVLSTLKYFREEYLAHITDSKCPAGVCKALISYEIDAELCKGCSLCARKCPSDAISGKVKEPYVIDKAACIKCGVCFDVCKFKAVAIV, from the coding sequence ATGAAACTGTTAACGGATCTTGATGCCATCCGCACGCTTACCCAGGGACGGCTGGATAACCGGAGGATTAGCGGGGCATCAGGAGAATCGGTTTCCTTCAGATCAGTGATGGTATGCGGGGGCACAGGCTGCACATCATCGGATTCGAATAAAATAATCGCTGCGCTGGAGCAGGAAGTCACTGGCCGCGGCATCCAGACTCAGGTGGAGATCGTGCGCACAGGCTGTTTTGGGCTGTGTGAGCTAGGCCCGGTTGTGATCGTCTATCCTGAGGGGATTTTTTACAGCCGGGTGGAGGTCAAGGATATTCCGGCGCTGGTCGAGCAGCATCTGGTCAACGGCAAGCCGTATGACAAAAAGATTTATGAGAAGACCCGCCAGGGCGATGAGCTGCTGAATTTTGAAGAAACCGATTTCTATAAAAAACAGGTACGGATCGCGCTGCACAACTGCGGTGTGATCGACCCTGAAGTGATAGATGAGTATATTGCGAGTGACGGCTACCGTGCGCTTGCCCAAGTGCTTACAACGATGAGCCCTGAGCAGGTCATTGACACCGTAAAAAGATCCGGACTGCGCGGCCGGGGCGGCGGCGGCTTCCTGACCGGACTGAAGTGGGAGTTCGCAGCCCGGCAGAACAAACCGCAGAAGTATGTCATCTGCAATGCTGATGAGGGCGATCCGGGGGCGTTCATGGACCGTTCGATCCTTGAAGGCAATCCGCATTCTGTTATTGAGGCGATGGCGATAGCCGGATATGCCATAGGTGCGAACCAGGGATTCATCTATGTGCGGGCAGAATATCCGATTGCTGTTCAGCGGTTCTCGAAAGCGCTGGATCAGGCCAGGGAATATGGACTGCTGGGCGATGATATTTTCGGGACGGGATTTGCTTTTAATATTGAGGTGCGTCTGGGTGCAGGGGCATTTGTCTGCGGTGAAGAAACCGCGCTGATCCACTCGATTGAAGGACACCGGGGAATGCCGACGCCCAAGCCGCCGTTTCCGGCCGTTGAAGGGCTGTGGGGCCAGCCGACCATTATCAACAATGTGGAGACGCTGGCCAACATCGGCCAGATTATTCTGAACGGGGCAGAGTGGTATGCCGCAATCGGTACCGAGAAGTCGAAGGGCACCAAAGTGTTCGCGCTTGGCGGCAAGGTGGTGAATACCGGACTGGTTGAGGTCCCGATGGGCATTACGCTGCGTGAGGTTATTTTTGAGATCGGCGGCGGCATTCCCGGCGGCAAAAAATTCAAAGCCGTCCAGACCGGCGGCCCGTCCGGCGGCTGTCTGACCGAGGAGCATCTGGACTGTACGATTGATTTCGATACCTTGACCAGCCTTGGCTCGATGATGGGCTCAGGCGGGATGATCATTATGGATGAGGATACATGCATGGTCGATGTGGCGCGGTTCTACCTTGATTTCACCAGGGATGAATCGTGCGGCAAATGTACCCCGTGCCGGATCGGAACGAAGCGGCTGCTGGAAATGCTGGATAAAGTCACTTCCGGCAAAGGCACGCTAGAGGACCTCGACAACATGGAGCAGTTGTCCCTGCAGATCAAGAATGCATCTCTGTGTGCACTCGGGCAGACGGCTCCAAACCCGGTGCTATCGACTTTAAAATATTTCCGTGAGGAATATCTCGCTCACATTACGGACAGCAAATGCCCGGCCGGTGTCTGCAAAGCGCTGATCTCCTATGAAATTGATGCGGAGCTGTGCAAAGGCTGCAGCCTCTGTGCGCGCAAATGCCCGAGCGATGCCATATCCGGCAAGGTGAAGGAGCCGTATGTGATTGATAAGGCGGCCTGCATCAAGTGCGGCGTCTGCTTCGATGTATGCAAATTCAAGGCGGTAGCGATAGTCTGA
- a CDS encoding NADH-dependent [FeFe] hydrogenase, group A6 has protein sequence MISLNTVKIMIDGIETEIAKGTTVLEAARDQGITIPSLCYLQGVNHSSSCRVCLVEVGPRLIASCTLIAEEGMKIQTNTKKVRDARRTSAQLLLSDHDRECLSCSRGGNCELQSVSNSLNIREVTYTGEHSSREKDYSSPAIVRDASKCILCGRCVGACGTVQTVGAIGFAKRGFDTVISTAFGRPLAESTCVNCGQCIMACPVGALTEHENIRDVWEAIADPDQYVVVQTAPAVRVALGEEFGLPVGTRTTGKMVAALRRLGFDKVFDTVFGADLTIMEEGTELLSRLSSGQNLPLMTSCCPGWVKFMEHNFPDMLDNLSTCKSPHEMEGAMVKSYFAGKLGIDPQKITVVSIMPCTAKKFEGAREELSNKDMQDVDWVLTTRELAAMIKEAGIDFVNLKDEEFDNPLGVGSGAGTIFGATGGVSEAALRTVFELVSGQPLDSIEYTAVRGMDGIKENAVELPDGRKIRTAVVHGLGNARKLMEAMQRGEKNYEFMEVMACAGGCITGGGQPILNAAASSRLDVKALRAKAIYSEDEAQTVRKSHHNPFIKQLYAEFLGEPNSHLAHELLHTHYTVRTKY, from the coding sequence GTGATCAGCTTGAACACGGTCAAAATCATGATCGACGGGATTGAGACGGAAATCGCCAAAGGCACCACGGTGCTGGAAGCCGCCCGGGATCAAGGTATAACTATTCCTTCCCTTTGTTACCTGCAGGGAGTTAATCATTCCTCCAGCTGCCGTGTCTGTTTGGTCGAGGTCGGACCGCGGCTTATCGCCTCCTGTACGCTGATCGCCGAGGAAGGCATGAAGATTCAGACGAATACGAAGAAGGTCCGCGATGCCCGGAGGACATCGGCCCAGCTGCTTCTCTCCGATCATGACCGGGAATGTCTCAGCTGCTCACGCGGCGGCAATTGCGAGCTGCAGAGTGTATCGAATTCGCTTAACATCCGCGAAGTGACGTATACCGGTGAGCATTCCAGCCGGGAAAAGGATTATTCGTCTCCGGCAATTGTACGCGATGCCTCTAAATGTATCCTCTGCGGCCGCTGTGTCGGCGCTTGCGGAACGGTTCAGACCGTTGGTGCGATCGGTTTCGCCAAGCGGGGCTTTGACACCGTAATTTCTACAGCCTTCGGCCGTCCGCTGGCAGAGTCAACCTGTGTCAACTGCGGCCAGTGTATTATGGCATGTCCGGTCGGCGCTCTGACCGAGCATGAGAATATCCGCGATGTATGGGAGGCCATCGCTGACCCGGACCAGTATGTCGTTGTGCAGACGGCCCCGGCTGTAAGAGTGGCCCTTGGCGAAGAGTTTGGTCTGCCGGTCGGTACGCGTACAACCGGCAAAATGGTTGCCGCGCTGCGCCGGCTCGGCTTCGACAAAGTGTTCGATACCGTCTTCGGGGCGGATCTGACCATTATGGAGGAGGGCACCGAGCTGCTCTCCCGTCTGTCCAGCGGACAGAACCTGCCGCTGATGACCTCCTGCTGCCCGGGCTGGGTCAAATTTATGGAGCATAACTTCCCTGATATGCTCGATAACCTGTCTACCTGCAAGTCGCCGCATGAGATGGAAGGCGCCATGGTTAAATCTTATTTTGCCGGCAAGCTTGGCATAGACCCGCAGAAGATAACGGTTGTCTCCATCATGCCCTGCACGGCCAAGAAGTTTGAAGGTGCACGTGAGGAGCTGTCCAATAAAGATATGCAGGATGTGGACTGGGTGCTCACAACCCGCGAGCTGGCGGCGATGATTAAGGAAGCAGGGATTGATTTTGTAAATCTGAAGGATGAGGAATTTGATAATCCGCTTGGAGTTGGATCTGGAGCCGGTACAATTTTCGGGGCGACTGGCGGAGTATCCGAAGCGGCTCTGCGTACCGTCTTTGAGCTGGTCTCCGGCCAGCCGCTCGATTCTATTGAGTATACCGCTGTACGCGGGATGGATGGCATTAAGGAGAATGCGGTTGAGCTGCCGGACGGCCGAAAGATCCGGACAGCTGTTGTCCACGGGCTCGGCAATGCCCGCAAGTTAATGGAAGCTATGCAGCGCGGAGAAAAGAATTATGAATTCATGGAAGTCATGGCCTGCGCCGGCGGCTGTATTACAGGCGGGGGACAGCCGATTCTAAACGCTGCGGCCAGCAGCCGGCTGGATGTCAAAGCGCTGCGGGCCAAAGCGATCTATTCAGAGGATGAAGCCCAGACCGTCCGCAAATCCCATCACAATCCGTTCATCAAGCAGCTGTACGCTGAGTTCCTCGGCGAGCCGAACAGCCATCTGGCCCATGAGCTGCTGCATACGCATTATACGGTGCGGACGAAATACTGA